The genomic interval AAATGAAGAACAACTAACAGGTATAATTAGAGCATTGGAGATCAAATTAGACGATGAGTCCTTACGTAAGATCGATGAAATTTGGCCCGGACCGGGTGGTGCAGCTCCGGAGGCGTATGCATGGTAATTATAAAATCAACGAAGAGTTGATAGAAAGATGAACAAATGGAACCCATAAACGTTGAAACCATGCCGAATGACTTGGCGATCAACTGGTCGGACGGTCATGAGACATTCATAGATTTTGTCACACTCAGAAACGCCTGTCCCTGCGCCGCTTGCAGGGGAGAACCCCATTTGTGGGGGAAGACTACACCTACGATAGATTCGAGTAAGTTACCCTCCGAAGCATTCGAATTGATGAAGATAAACGGAATGGGAAATTACGCACTTCAGTTCGAGTGGGGAGATCGTCACGATACTGGAATTTATACGTATGATCTTCTTAGAGTGCTCTGTCAATGCGAAGAGTGTAATGCTAAAAGAGCATCTTAGTATCGCATTTTTCAGATTACAAGTATTAATGCTGTTATTGGTCGCCGGGTGCGCTCAGCCGAATTTTAATGTCAATTATGAGAAAATCGCTCAATTCAGCGGTGAAAAAGAGGGGATAAAACTGTTTTTCGCCGTTAAGACGAGGGGCGGCATAGCGCTTCCCGGTGACAGGTATATGATATACGTAGTTAACGAGTCCGGCAGGACAATAGAATTCGATCTTGAAAAAGATAAATATCTATATTACACGAATACTCAGGTTTTCCGGGCACACATGTTTAAAGTAGGCGGAAATTTCCCACGCTTTGTGAGACCTGGTGAAGTAGTTACTATTGGAATAATGACTGACCGGAAAGGCTTATCTATCGAAGGATTTGAAGTTGAATTCAGTAAACCTGCGATAAAAATATTTGCGGGTAAGATAAATTAGGCGGATTATTCGAGGCTTCCTGATTTAACTCCGAACCGGTTTTCTTCTCCTTTCAACAATCTCCGAATGTTGCTCCTGTGCGTGTACAAGATGAACAGCATCACAAACAGTGCGAAATAAAATTGTACAGGCGGGGTAGAGCTTCCCGCATAGAGTTCCAGCAGGTAAAGCGAGACGGGGAGTGTTATTGCCGCAAGCATCGATGCCAGGGAAACGAATTTCGATGTAAAAGCAACTATAAGAAATACTATAAGGCAGAATATCAATGCGACGGGGTAGATAGCGAGGAGCATACCTGCCGTCGTCCCAACTCCTTTTCCTCCTTTAAACCTGGCGAAAACGGTATAAACATGACCTAAAATCGCCGATACTCCGGCAATAATCTGAACAAGCATAGGAGAGAGGATTCCGTTTTCATATCCCAAGCTGGCTATATAATAAGCAGCAACCCAACCCTTCGCTACGTCGACGAAAATAACTACCAACCCCGGGCCCCAACCGAGCGTCCTTAATACATTTGTTCCGCCGGGGTTCCCGCTGCCGAAATCTCTGATATCGATGCCCTTGAGAAACTTACTCAGTATAATTGAAGTCGGGACGGAACCGATAATGTAGCTTAATAATACAACTCCTATAATCGATATCATTATTCTTTAGGTTCTCCGATGAACGCGGCGCCAATGGCACCCATACCCGTATGAGCGCCGAGAGCGGCGGAAGCTTCCGCTATATAGAGGTCGTTTGTGCCAAATCTTTCCATAATGTGATCGGCGAGCCACTTAGCCAGCATCGGTGCGCGAGTGTGCACAACGGCAAAACGGAGGTTAGTATATTTCTCCGCCCGCTTGATAAGCAGATTCAACACTTTTTTATGAAGGCCTCTCTTACCGAATGAAACTGATATGGATTTCGCTTTGCCGTTTTCGTCAAAAGTAATAATCGGTTTTAGATTAAGGAGAGATTTTATAATGCCTTTGGAAAGAGGAACCCGTCCGCTTCTAATCAAATTTGCGACGTCTTTGATACCCACGACAATATCGATGTTCGGAACCATTTTTCTCGTGAGACGGACCACCTCATCGTACGATCTTCCATCTTCAAGTAAACCGGCGGTATATCGAACTAAAAGTCCCAGCGCAATACTCGTCGTAGTGCTGTCGATTGTTGTAACGACCGTATCGGGAATGTTCCTCGAGACGGTCTGGGCTGATTGAAGCGTACCGCTCGCGCCCCCCGAAACGTGGATAGAGATAATTTGATTCGATTGCCTGGATACAGATTCATAAATTTTCTTAAAATCCGCCGGAGTAGGCTGACTTGTGGTTGGCGATACATCCGAGATTTCAAACATTTTATAAAATTCTCCGGTGGTCATGGTTACTTTGTCAAGATATGAATCTGTTCCGAAATAAATTCTCAACGGAACTACGTTGATCTTAAGCTCCTTGATAACCTCGTCCTGTAAATCACAGGAAGAATCTGTGACGATTGAAATCTGTTCCATTTCTGAATCCTCAAATTAGGCGACATGCCGCGATTTCATGTCGTGTATTTTTTCTTTGACAGCTCGCCGTAATCTTCAAGTATGGTGAAAACAACGTCAGGTTCATTTGAATGAATGCGAATTTTTACCATTTGTGAGGAGCCTGCCGGCATAGCGCGTAAAAGATGCGGCCCGTTTAGGTAGTTAATTTTCATTAGAGTGGGTGAATTTATACTAATACCGAAATAATGTCAAGCATGACAGCAGTTATTTTCGATTCTACAGTCTGTTTGCAGCCTCCTAAATTTTAAAGTCTTTGGATATGGTCGCTTTTCATTTGCGAATTTCAGCTGGGTAAAGTATAATTATCCCGGAAGGTCGTTTAACTGAATAAAGAGGAAGATTTTGAATTATACTATTTTAACATGCGTATTGTTATTATTGGCGGCGGCCGGTTGCTCGTCAAGCAGTGGAGAGGGATATAACGAAATTTCTGTCGTGGAAGTGAGAAAAATGGTTGACAGCGAAGACGAGAGTGTCTTATTGCTCGACGTGCGCACACTTGAAGAATATTATGGCGATTTAGGACATCTTCCAAAAGCTACTCTGATACCTTATAATGAGCTTGAATCAAGGATAGCGGAGCTATCGGAACAGAAGGACAAAAAGATTATCGCATACTGTCGTGTGGGCAGGAGAAGCGCAATTGCTGCAAAAATATTAGCTGATAATGGATTCGACGCTTATAACATGACCGGCGGGATGAAGAAGTGGAAAGATGAGTATCCTGACTATTAATTTAAATTTGGATCAGTGATGGAATTTTCACTTACAGTATCAAACTATCTGCACATTATCGCAATGTCAACGTGGGTCGGCGGAATGCTTTATATTGTATTGATAGAAGTACCGGTATTGAGAAAACACCTGGATCCGGCTGATTTCTCCACCCAGATGACGCTTCTCGGGAGGCGGTTTCAGACGGTAGGATGGATACTCCTTCTGATCTTATTTGCGACCGGACTGTCGAATATTATGCTCGAAGATTCTATATCCGATCTAATGAAAACACCAATCTACACGATGAGTATAATTATTAAGCTGATTCTATTCGCTTTAATGGTTCTGAACACTGCACTGCATACTTTTTATTTGGGTCCTAAAATGTCCAGATTGTCAGAAAGATTGCAATCTTCCGAGTCCGAAGAAATTAGTGTTGAACTGAACAACCTCAGAAAACGGTCAATATTTTCTTCAGCCTTCAGTTTGTTATTATCACTTGTCATCGTGTATTTCGGGATGCTTGCGTCAAAGGTATAACCGATCATGGATTTCTTGAGAGTCATCTTTTGAGAAAATTATTACTGTTTACATTTCTTTTATCATTGGGTTCGGCACAATTCTCCTGTGCTTATTTCAACACTTACTATAATGCCAAGAAATATTATAACAGCGGCAGAAACGCGTCCGAAAAGAATACCGGTATCAAGATAACTCAAAATGAAGTGAAAAATTACGAACTCGCAATCGAAAAATGTAAGTCGGTAATTCGTAAGTTTCCGGACAGCCGCTATGTTGACGATGCTTTATTAATAATGGGGAAATCATATTACTATCTTGGCGATTATGAGAATTCAAAGATCAATTTAGAAGAACTTCTCAGGAGGTATCCCGAAAGTAACCTGACAAACGAATCGCTTCTGTGGTCTGGAAGGGCGGCATGGAAACTCGGACAATACACGATTGCCGAAGAGGGAATCACCAAAGTATTGGAGTTGACGAACGACGATAAACTACGCTCCGCCGGGTATGAAATGTTGTCTGAAATTTACAGGGATAAGGGATCTGAGGATCTCGAATTAAAGTATCTTCGAGAAAACCTGAAATACAGTAAAAACGATCAACAAAAAGCTGAAATAAATTATCGAATCGGGACGATACTCTTAGGGAAAGGCGATTTCGAAAATGCTATTAGTGCATTTAAAAAAGTCGAATCTCTTTTGCCGAATCCTGAGCTGTTAGAAAAGGCAAAAATGGATTACACC from Candidatus Neomarinimicrobiota bacterium carries:
- a CDS encoding DegV family protein; translation: MEQISIVTDSSCDLQDEVIKELKINVVPLRIYFGTDSYLDKVTMTTGEFYKMFEISDVSPTTSQPTPADFKKIYESVSRQSNQIISIHVSGGASGTLQSAQTVSRNIPDTVVTTIDSTTTSIALGLLVRYTAGLLEDGRSYDEVVRLTRKMVPNIDIVVGIKDVANLIRSGRVPLSKGIIKSLLNLKPIITFDENGKAKSISVSFGKRGLHKKVLNLLIKRAEKYTNLRFAVVHTRAPMLAKWLADHIMERFGTNDLYIAEASAALGAHTGMGAIGAAFIGEPKE
- a CDS encoding DUF4149 domain-containing protein; its protein translation is MEFSLTVSNYLHIIAMSTWVGGMLYIVLIEVPVLRKHLDPADFSTQMTLLGRRFQTVGWILLLILFATGLSNIMLEDSISDLMKTPIYTMSIIIKLILFALMVLNTALHTFYLGPKMSRLSERLQSSESEEISVELNNLRKRSIFSSAFSLLLSLVIVYFGMLASKV
- the plsY gene encoding glycerol-3-phosphate 1-O-acyltransferase PlsY → MISIIGVVLLSYIIGSVPTSIILSKFLKGIDIRDFGSGNPGGTNVLRTLGWGPGLVVIFVDVAKGWVAAYYIASLGYENGILSPMLVQIIAGVSAILGHVYTVFARFKGGKGVGTTAGMLLAIYPVALIFCLIVFLIVAFTSKFVSLASMLAAITLPVSLYLLELYAGSSTPPVQFYFALFVMLFILYTHRSNIRRLLKGEENRFGVKSGSLE
- a CDS encoding rhodanese-like domain-containing protein is translated as MVDSEDESVLLLDVRTLEEYYGDLGHLPKATLIPYNELESRIAELSEQKDKKIIAYCRVGRRSAIAAKILADNGFDAYNMTGGMKKWKDEYPDY
- a CDS encoding DUF971 domain-containing protein; translated protein: MEPINVETMPNDLAINWSDGHETFIDFVTLRNACPCAACRGEPHLWGKTTPTIDSSKLPSEAFELMKINGMGNYALQFEWGDRHDTGIYTYDLLRVLCQCEECNAKRAS